The following proteins come from a genomic window of Mucinivorans hirudinis:
- a CDS encoding Ribosomal large subunit pseudouridine synthase D yields the protein MIELDDELEQEGQSEELYEHYTVTADRGQGLMRIDKFLTARLEHTSRNRIQAAADNDCILVNGKAVKSSYKIKPSDVVSIVMPYPKREIELIAQDIPINIVYEDDDLVIINKEAGLVVHPGHGNYQGTLMNALMYHFRDLPLFKSGEQRPGLVHRIDKDTSGLLVIAKTERAHTKLAKQFFDHTIERRYHALVWGNVVEQEGTIRGNIGRSVRDRLQMAVYAEGSEEGKHAVTHYKVIERFAYTTLVECRLETGRTHQIRAHFRHIGHPLFNDERYGGDRILKGTTFTKYKQFVENCFAAMPRQGLHALSLGFAHPSTGERVFFESEYPADFAACLTKWRNYLDNRNQE from the coding sequence ATGATTGAATTAGATGACGAATTAGAGCAGGAGGGTCAGAGCGAAGAGCTATACGAACACTACACCGTGACCGCCGACCGCGGGCAGGGATTGATGCGTATCGACAAGTTCCTCACGGCTCGTTTAGAGCACACCTCGCGCAACCGCATACAGGCGGCTGCCGACAACGATTGTATATTGGTGAATGGCAAGGCTGTAAAGTCGAGTTACAAGATAAAGCCGTCTGATGTTGTCTCCATTGTGATGCCCTATCCCAAGCGGGAAATTGAGCTTATCGCCCAGGATATACCCATCAATATAGTATATGAGGATGACGATTTGGTGATTATCAACAAGGAGGCGGGCTTGGTGGTGCATCCCGGACACGGCAATTACCAAGGTACGTTGATGAATGCGTTGATGTACCATTTCCGTGATTTGCCCCTTTTTAAGAGTGGCGAGCAACGTCCGGGCTTGGTGCACCGAATCGACAAGGATACATCGGGACTGCTCGTGATTGCCAAGACCGAGCGGGCGCACACAAAACTTGCAAAGCAATTTTTCGACCACACCATCGAGCGTCGCTACCACGCCTTGGTATGGGGCAATGTGGTTGAGCAGGAGGGCACTATCCGCGGCAACATCGGGCGTTCGGTGCGAGACAGACTCCAGATGGCGGTCTATGCTGAAGGGTCAGAGGAGGGGAAGCACGCGGTGACGCACTATAAAGTTATTGAGCGGTTTGCCTACACCACGTTGGTGGAGTGCAGATTGGAGACCGGGCGAACACACCAGATACGGGCGCATTTTCGACATATCGGTCACCCGCTCTTCAATGACGAGCGTTATGGCGGTGATAGGATTTTGAAGGGGACGACCTTTACGAAATATAAGCAGTTTGTTGAGAACTGTTTTGCGGCTATGCCACGGCAGGGTCTACACGCGCTGAGCCTTGGTTTCGCTCACCCCTCAACGGGCGAGAGGGTCTTCTTCGAGAGTGAATACCCTGCCGACTTTGCCGCCTGCCTGACCAAGTGGAGAAACTATCTCGACAACCGCAATCAGGAGTAG
- a CDS encoding Indolepyruvate oxidoreductase subunit IorB, whose amino-acid sequence MKLDIILSGVGGQGILSIAAIIAEASLRAGLNIKQAEVHGMSQRGGDVQSHLRISSEEIFSDLIPRSQADVIIALEPMEALRYVPFLSANGWIISNTAPFKNIVNYPPQEHIINELASYKNSILLNVDDLARENGVAKGANMVLLGAASLVLGIDYEQLDQSIRNHFSPKGEEVVRMNLKALELGKDSAVNMAIKEVE is encoded by the coding sequence ATGAAACTAGACATAATACTATCCGGCGTAGGAGGACAAGGAATCCTCTCAATAGCCGCCATTATCGCAGAGGCATCGTTACGCGCGGGTCTCAATATCAAGCAAGCCGAGGTTCACGGTATGAGCCAGCGCGGCGGTGATGTGCAGTCTCATTTGCGTATTTCGTCTGAAGAGATTTTCTCGGATTTGATTCCACGCTCTCAGGCAGATGTCATTATCGCACTCGAACCTATGGAGGCACTTCGTTATGTGCCGTTCCTATCTGCGAACGGATGGATAATCAGCAACACCGCACCATTCAAAAATATTGTAAACTATCCACCTCAGGAGCACATTATCAACGAATTGGCATCGTACAAGAACTCCATATTGCTCAATGTCGATGACCTGGCACGGGAGAACGGAGTCGCCAAGGGTGCTAATATGGTTCTGTTGGGAGCTGCTTCATTGGTGTTGGGTATTGATTACGAGCAACTGGATCAGAGCATACGCAACCACTTCTCGCCCAAGGGTGAAGAGGTTGTCAGAATGAACCTAAAGGCATTGGAGCTGGGCAAAGATAGCGCCGTGAATATGGCAATTAAGGAAGTGGAGTAA
- a CDS encoding Topoisomerase IV subunit B, giving the protein MDYSEEDIKTLDWQEHIRRRPGMYIGKLGDGSQPDDGIYILIKEVLDNSVDEYMMGHGKQIEITVAGRQVTVRDYGRGIPIGKLEEVASRMNTGAKYDNKAFKKSVGLNGVGIKAVNALSSSFVISSVRDNFERKIWFSKGMKVREESGEVAAKNGVTTTFLADDELFGDYSYNFDFIETMLKNYTYLNSGLVMRLNGVPFVSKNGLLDLLNETVGEEFIYPPIHLKGEDIEVAMSHGSGYGESYFSFVNGQHTTQGGTHQVAFREAIVKVIREFYRKDFDALDIRSSIIAAVSVKVEEPVFESQTKTKLGSKEMAPGGISVRTFIIDFLKEALDNYLHKNPVTAEVLLKKIQEAEKERKAISGIQKKAREFAKKASLHNKKLRDCRLHLGDKNERADESSIFITEGDSASGSITKSRDVNTQAVFSLRGKPLNTYGLTKKVVYENEEFNLLQAALNIEEDMEGLRYNKVIVSTDADVDGMHIRLLLITFFLQFFPDLIRNGHLYILQTPLFRVRNKKETHYCYTDAERIAALKKCGATAEITRFKGLGEISPDEFREFIGENIRLERVRMTKADPIHDLLEFYMGKNTMERQDFIIDNLKVEEEIA; this is encoded by the coding sequence GTGTTGGATAACTCGGTGGACGAGTATATGATGGGGCACGGCAAGCAGATTGAAATCACAGTGGCGGGACGGCAGGTTACCGTGCGCGACTACGGGCGCGGTATACCCATTGGAAAGTTGGAGGAGGTGGCAAGCCGTATGAACACCGGTGCGAAGTACGACAATAAGGCTTTCAAAAAATCGGTAGGGCTTAATGGTGTGGGTATCAAAGCGGTGAATGCTCTGTCATCGTCGTTCGTGATTAGCTCTGTCAGAGATAACTTCGAGCGGAAAATTTGGTTCTCGAAAGGGATGAAGGTAAGAGAGGAGAGCGGCGAGGTGGCGGCAAAAAATGGGGTAACCACAACCTTTTTGGCTGACGATGAGCTCTTTGGAGATTACTCCTACAACTTCGACTTCATAGAGACGATGCTCAAAAACTACACTTACCTCAATTCGGGTTTGGTGATGCGCCTGAACGGCGTGCCGTTTGTGAGCAAAAATGGACTCTTGGACTTGTTGAATGAGACCGTAGGTGAGGAGTTTATCTATCCGCCGATTCATCTCAAAGGTGAAGATATTGAGGTGGCTATGTCTCACGGCTCGGGATACGGAGAGTCATATTTCAGCTTTGTAAACGGGCAGCATACCACACAGGGGGGGACGCATCAGGTGGCTTTTCGCGAGGCGATAGTGAAGGTTATCCGCGAGTTCTACAGGAAGGATTTTGACGCGCTTGATATTCGCAGCTCCATTATTGCGGCTGTATCGGTGAAGGTGGAAGAGCCTGTCTTTGAGTCGCAGACCAAGACCAAGCTCGGCTCGAAGGAGATGGCTCCGGGCGGAATCTCGGTGCGCACCTTTATAATCGACTTTTTGAAAGAGGCACTCGATAACTATCTCCACAAAAATCCTGTCACGGCAGAAGTTTTACTCAAAAAGATTCAAGAGGCTGAAAAAGAGCGCAAGGCAATCAGCGGCATCCAAAAAAAGGCGCGTGAGTTTGCCAAAAAAGCATCGCTCCACAACAAGAAGTTACGGGATTGTCGCCTCCACCTTGGCGATAAAAACGAGCGGGCAGACGAAAGCTCAATCTTTATCACCGAGGGCGACTCGGCATCGGGTTCGATAACCAAATCGCGAGACGTGAATACGCAGGCGGTCTTCTCGCTTAGAGGAAAACCTCTTAATACTTACGGACTTACAAAGAAAGTAGTCTACGAGAATGAGGAGTTTAACCTGCTCCAAGCGGCACTAAACATTGAGGAAGATATGGAGGGATTGCGATACAACAAGGTGATTGTGTCCACCGATGCCGACGTGGACGGAATGCACATTCGACTGCTACTCATCACATTCTTTTTGCAGTTCTTCCCCGACCTCATCCGCAATGGTCACCTATATATACTGCAAACACCCCTCTTTCGGGTGCGCAACAAGAAGGAGACCCACTATTGTTACACCGATGCGGAGCGGATAGCAGCACTCAAGAAATGCGGAGCTACCGCTGAAATTACTCGCTTTAAGGGTCTCGGTGAAATTTCGCCCGATGAATTTCGCGAGTTTATAGGAGAAAATATTCGTTTGGAGCGGGTACGGATGACCAAAGCTGACCCCATTCACGACCTGCTGGAATTCTATATGGGCAAAAACACGATGGAGCGGCAAGATTTTATTATTGATAATCTGAAAGTTGAGGAGGAAATTGCATAA